The Oscarella lobularis chromosome 12, ooOscLobu1.1, whole genome shotgun sequence genome window below encodes:
- the LOC136194306 gene encoding probable serine/threonine-protein kinase DDB_G0281745, which yields MQLEIERLTARLSLQETGASSPCAHEMVEEDCCSAVTPDKELHQSLKETEKQKDAFHKPLHVKLLSETEKKLEAKDRKLAETLQVYEKKLAVAERNHEAQLRAIAVEKDIQLENSKKEINAIRLDHANLAERYDDTVASLRAVIEEKAEQDRQLEKAREQEDLLRIPAEAVRITETKLGGGSYGEVRVGYWRECPVAVKIFFECLDTEYYLCLFQQEIAVCSRVRHPNVVSLYGVTTENGVPLRIITELLEGSLSDVIRAAHRSDCPLHLREQIDLGLGIAAGLTYLHQLGSDGILHGDIRSSNVVVTSSMEAKLCDLGAAHFAEVSLSAGPLSPQYLAPERSPDKRRGGRERNTKMADVCSLGVTLVELMTGEQPVPSLRFAQSAKVGHPVVKKMCRQMISVDPRARPVADECLAVFARVQRSDELYDECYPKRNVKGKIHGGQVSLVFPDLSQHRSVESVV from the exons atgcAGCTGGAAATTGAGCGTCTCACTGCCAGACTGTCTCTTCAAGAAACTGGggcttcttctccttgtgCGCATGAAATGGTTGAAGAGGACTGCTGCAGTGCTGTTACCCCA GACAAGGAGCTGCATCAAAGTTTgaaagaaacggaaaaacaaaaggaTGCTTTTCATAAGCCACTCCATG TGAAACTATTGAGCGAGACTGAAAAGAAACTTGAAGCTAAAGATCGAAAACTTG CTGAAACGCTGCAGGTAtatgagaaaaaattagctGTGGCTGAAAGGAATCATG AAGCTCAATTAAGAGCCATCGCCGTAGAGAAAGACATTCAGCTCGAGAATTCCAAAAAAGAGATCAATGCAATTCGACTTGACCATG CGAACTTGGCGGAACGGTACGATGATACTGTAGCTTCACTGAGAGCTgttatagaagaaaaagcagagCAGGACAGGCAGCTGGAAAAAGCAAGAGAACAAGAAGATCTTCTACGAATTCCTGCTGAAGCAGTCAGAATAACGGAAACTAAGCTCGGAGGCGGATCTTACGGAG AAGTGAGAGTCGGATACTGGCGTGAATGTCCCGTCGCTGTCAAGATCTTCTTTGAATGCCTCGACACCGAATACTATCTTTGCCTGTTTCAACAAGAGATCGCCGTCTGCAGTCGAGTTCGTCATCcgaacgtcgtttctttgtaCGGAGTAACGACAGAGAACGGCGTTCCACTTCGAATCATCACCGAGCTTCTCGAAGGGTcactttctgacgtcatcagagCCGCACATCGCTCTGACTGCCCCCTCCACCTACGAGAACAAATTGACCTGGGGTTAGGAATTGCAGCTGGACTCACCTATCTGCATCAATTAGGATCGGACGGCATTTTGCACGGCGACATTCGCTcttccaacgtcgtcgtcacctcTTCCATGGAAGCAAAGCTATGCGATTTGGGCGCCGCTCACTTCGCCGAAGTGTCACTCTCCGCCGGACCGTTGAGTCCTCAATATTTGGCTCCTGAACGAAGTCCAGATAAGCGTCGCGGTGGCCGTGAGCGGAATACGAAGATGGCCGACGTGTGTAGCTTGGGAGTGACGCTAGTTGAGTTGATGACTGGAGAGCAACCGGTCCCCAGTCTTCGATTTGCGCAGTCTGCCAAAGTCGGTCATCCGGTGGTAAAGAAGATGTGCCGCCAGATGATTAGCGTCGATCCCAGAGCGAGACCAGTTGCTGACGAGTGCTTAGCTGTTTTTGCTCGCGTCCAGCGATCAGACGAATTATACGATGAGTGCTACCCAAAGAGGAATGTGAAGGGAAAGATACATGGAGGTCAGGTAAGCTTGGTCTTTCCGGATTTGTCTCAGCATCGCTCAGTGGAAAGTGTTGTCTAA